A region of Bradyrhizobium sp. SZCCHNS1050 DNA encodes the following proteins:
- a CDS encoding carbohydrate ABC transporter permease: MARKVTGRHVAISTVAAWLAGFVIFFPILWMVLASFKTELEAFATPPSFLFFHWTTENYVTVQERSDYLHHALNSLIIAGGSTLIAMLIAIPAAWSMAFAPTKRTKDILLWMLSTKMMPPVGVLVPIYLIYKNFGLLDTRTGLVFILCLGNLPIVIWMLFTYFKEIPKDILEAARMDGATIGRELIYVLTPMAIPGLASTLLLNLILAWNEAFWTLNLSTLNAAPLTTFIASYSSPEGLFWARLSAASTLAIAPILIIGWFSQKQLVRGLTFGAVK, from the coding sequence ATGGCGCGCAAGGTCACCGGACGTCATGTCGCGATCTCGACCGTGGCCGCGTGGCTGGCCGGCTTCGTGATCTTCTTCCCGATCCTGTGGATGGTGCTGGCGAGCTTCAAGACCGAGCTGGAGGCGTTCGCGACGCCGCCGTCGTTCCTGTTCTTCCACTGGACCACCGAGAACTACGTCACCGTGCAGGAGCGCAGCGACTATCTGCACCACGCGCTGAACTCGCTGATCATCGCCGGCGGTTCGACCCTGATCGCGATGCTGATCGCGATCCCTGCGGCGTGGTCGATGGCGTTTGCGCCGACCAAGCGCACCAAGGACATCCTGCTCTGGATGCTCTCGACCAAGATGATGCCGCCGGTCGGCGTGCTCGTGCCGATCTATCTCATCTACAAGAATTTCGGTCTGCTGGACACCCGCACCGGGCTGGTCTTCATCCTGTGCCTCGGCAATTTGCCGATCGTGATCTGGATGCTGTTCACCTACTTCAAGGAGATCCCGAAGGACATCCTCGAGGCGGCGCGGATGGACGGCGCCACGATCGGGCGCGAGCTGATCTACGTGCTGACGCCGATGGCGATCCCGGGGCTGGCCTCGACCCTTCTCCTGAACCTGATCCTCGCCTGGAACGAGGCGTTCTGGACCTTGAACCTGTCGACATTGAATGCGGCGCCGCTGACGACCTTCATCGCCTCCTATTCGAGCCCGGAAGGCCTGTTCTGGGCGCGGCTGTCGGCGGCGTCCACGCTCGCGATCGCGCCGATCCTGATCATCGGCTGGTTCAGCCAGAAGCAGCTCGTGCGCGGGCTGACCTTCGGCGCAGTGAAGTAA
- a CDS encoding sugar ABC transporter permease, protein MATRQTQLLARALMSPAVILLFIWMIVPLALTIYFSTLHYSLLDPGSESFVGFENFTYFLTDPAFLASLQNTLVLVGSVLLLTIGLGIPLAILLDQPVIGRNIIRLMVIAPFFVMPTVSALVWKNLLMHPVSGLFAWIATSLGLTPIDWFTDAPLLAVIFIVAWQWLPFATLILLTALQSLDEEQKEAAEMDGAGALSRFIYLTVPHLARPITVVILIETIFLLTVFAEIFVTTGGGPGLQTTNIAFLVYSQALIQFDVGTASAGGLVAVVIANIVAFFLVRIVGRNLEA, encoded by the coding sequence ATGGCCACCAGGCAGACGCAACTCCTCGCCCGCGCGCTGATGTCGCCGGCGGTCATCCTGCTGTTCATCTGGATGATCGTGCCGCTGGCGCTGACGATCTACTTCTCGACCCTGCATTACAGCCTGCTCGATCCCGGCTCGGAGAGCTTCGTCGGCTTCGAGAACTTCACCTACTTCCTCACCGATCCCGCCTTCCTCGCCTCGCTGCAGAATACGCTGGTGCTGGTCGGCTCGGTGCTGCTGCTGACCATCGGTCTCGGCATTCCCCTCGCGATCCTGCTCGACCAGCCCGTGATTGGCCGCAACATCATCCGCCTGATGGTGATCGCGCCGTTCTTCGTGATGCCGACGGTCAGCGCGCTGGTGTGGAAGAACCTGCTGATGCATCCGGTGTCCGGCCTGTTTGCCTGGATCGCGACCTCGCTGGGGCTGACGCCGATCGACTGGTTCACCGACGCGCCGCTGCTCGCGGTCATCTTCATCGTCGCCTGGCAGTGGCTGCCGTTCGCGACCCTGATCCTGCTGACCGCGCTGCAGTCGCTCGACGAGGAGCAGAAGGAAGCCGCCGAGATGGATGGCGCCGGCGCGCTGTCGCGCTTCATCTATCTGACCGTGCCGCATCTGGCGCGCCCGATCACGGTGGTGATCCTGATCGAGACCATCTTCCTGCTCACGGTGTTCGCCGAGATCTTCGTCACCACCGGCGGCGGGCCGGGGTTGCAGACCACCAACATCGCCTTCCTGGTCTATTCTCAGGCGCTGATCCAGTTCGACGTCGGTACCGCCTCGGCCGGCGGCCTCGTCGCGGTGGTCATCGCCAACATCGTCGCCTTCTTCCTGGTCCGCATCGTCGGCCGCAATCTGGAGGCCTGA
- a CDS encoding sugar ABC transporter substrate-binding protein — protein MKTIFTRTSTLAALLGAATLLTHAPALAETSLTIATVNNGDMIRMQGLTSEFTKANPDISVKWVTLEENVLRQRVTTDIATKGGQFDILTIGTYEVPIWAKKNWLVPLDKLGADYDAGDILPKIKDAVSVDAKLYAAPFYGESSFVMYRTDLFDKAGLKMPESPTWDFVVDAAKKLTDKQAGVYGICLRGKAGWGENMAFLTAMSNSFGARWFDEKWQPQFNTPEWKKTLTTYVELMKEAGPPGASSNGFNENLALFNSGKCAMWIDATVAASFVTNPKESKVADKVGFALAPNTGLGKNANWLWAWSLAVPAGSQKVEAAEKFIAWATSKDYLKLVASKDGWANVPPGTRTSLYKNEEYLKVAPFAKLTLASIDAADPNKPTVKPVPYVGVQYAAIPEFQGIGTAVGQQFSAALAGSMTVDAALAAAQSSTEREMKRAGYIK, from the coding sequence GTGAAGACCATCTTCACTCGGACGAGCACGCTTGCCGCCCTGCTGGGCGCCGCCACGCTGCTGACACATGCGCCCGCACTGGCGGAGACGAGTCTGACGATCGCCACCGTCAACAACGGTGACATGATCCGGATGCAGGGCCTAACCAGCGAGTTCACCAAGGCCAACCCCGACATCTCCGTGAAATGGGTGACGCTGGAAGAGAACGTGCTGCGCCAGCGCGTGACGACGGACATCGCCACCAAGGGCGGCCAGTTCGACATCCTCACCATCGGCACCTATGAGGTGCCGATCTGGGCCAAGAAGAACTGGCTGGTGCCGCTCGACAAGCTCGGCGCCGACTATGACGCGGGCGACATCCTGCCCAAGATCAAGGACGCGGTATCGGTCGACGCCAAGCTCTATGCCGCGCCGTTCTACGGCGAGAGCTCGTTCGTGATGTACCGCACCGACCTGTTCGACAAGGCCGGGCTGAAGATGCCGGAAAGCCCGACCTGGGACTTCGTCGTCGACGCCGCCAAGAAGCTCACCGACAAGCAGGCCGGCGTGTACGGCATCTGCCTGCGCGGCAAGGCCGGCTGGGGCGAGAACATGGCGTTCCTGACCGCGATGTCGAATTCGTTCGGCGCGCGCTGGTTCGACGAGAAATGGCAGCCGCAGTTCAACACGCCGGAATGGAAGAAGACGCTGACGACGTATGTCGAGCTGATGAAGGAGGCAGGCCCTCCCGGCGCCAGTTCGAACGGCTTCAACGAAAACCTCGCGCTGTTCAACTCCGGCAAATGCGCGATGTGGATCGACGCGACCGTGGCGGCCTCGTTCGTGACCAACCCGAAGGAGTCGAAGGTCGCCGACAAGGTCGGCTTCGCGCTGGCGCCGAACACCGGCCTCGGCAAGAACGCCAACTGGCTGTGGGCGTGGAGCCTCGCGGTGCCCGCCGGCTCGCAGAAGGTCGAGGCGGCGGAGAAGTTCATCGCCTGGGCGACCAGCAAGGACTATCTGAAGCTCGTCGCGTCGAAGGACGGCTGGGCCAACGTGCCGCCGGGCACCCGCACCTCGCTCTACAAGAACGAGGAGTACCTGAAGGTCGCGCCGTTCGCCAAGCTGACCCTGGCCTCGATCGATGCCGCCGATCCGAACAAGCCGACGGTCAAGCCGGTGCCTTACGTCGGCGTGCAATACGCCGCGATTCCTGAATTCCAGGGCATCGGCACCGCGGTGGGGCAGCAGTTCTCGGCGGCACTCGCCGGCTCGATGACCGTCGATGCGGCGCTCGCGGCGGCACAGTCCTCCACCGAACGCGAGATGAAGCGCGCCGGCTACATCAAATAG
- a CDS encoding sugar-binding transcriptional regulator, which produces MAGDSDKSRLDDAARAGWLYFIAGHTQDEIARMLQVSRASAQRLVSLCLAERLITFRLEHPIASCMALAAQLKERFALVHCEVVPTDPAAPAGAAGIAERCANLLETTLRAETPVIIALGTGRAVRAAVERVSPVDRPEHQIVSLVGNILADGSASFFDTVGRLADRTGARHYPMPLPFLMGTEDERDRMVRLDAIAKVKAVADKADLKLVGIGQMDQKAQMHVDGFVTRDELTEMMRLGAIGEITGWAYDANGRVIAGGTNRRLTSIPPEVPARAMTIAAALGPAKIPAIRAALTGRLVNGLITDEATARAILA; this is translated from the coding sequence ATGGCGGGCGACAGCGACAAATCACGGCTCGACGATGCCGCTCGCGCCGGCTGGCTGTACTTCATCGCGGGCCATACCCAGGACGAGATCGCCCGGATGCTGCAGGTGTCGCGCGCCTCGGCGCAGCGGCTGGTGTCGCTGTGCCTTGCCGAGCGGCTGATCACGTTCCGGCTCGAGCATCCGATCGCCTCGTGCATGGCGCTGGCCGCGCAGCTCAAGGAGCGCTTCGCGCTGGTGCACTGCGAGGTGGTCCCGACCGATCCGGCCGCGCCGGCCGGCGCAGCGGGGATCGCCGAACGCTGCGCCAACCTGCTGGAGACGACGCTGCGCGCCGAGACGCCGGTCATCATCGCGCTCGGCACGGGCCGGGCGGTGCGCGCCGCCGTCGAGCGCGTCTCGCCGGTCGACCGGCCCGAGCACCAGATCGTCTCGCTGGTCGGCAACATCCTGGCCGACGGCTCCGCCAGCTTCTTCGACACCGTCGGCCGGCTCGCCGACCGCACCGGCGCGCGGCATTATCCGATGCCGCTGCCGTTCCTGATGGGCACCGAGGACGAGCGCGACCGCATGGTCCGGCTCGATGCCATCGCCAAGGTCAAGGCGGTCGCCGACAAGGCCGACCTCAAGCTGGTCGGCATCGGCCAGATGGACCAGAAGGCGCAGATGCATGTCGACGGCTTCGTCACCCGCGACGAGCTCACCGAGATGATGCGGCTCGGGGCCATCGGCGAGATCACCGGGTGGGCCTATGACGCCAACGGCAGGGTGATCGCCGGCGGCACCAACCGCAGACTCACCAGCATTCCGCCCGAGGTGCCGGCCCGCGCGATGACGATCGCGGCGGCGCTGGGACCGGCGAAGATCCCGGCCATCCGCGCCGCGCTGACCGGGCGGCTCGTCAACGGCCTGATTACCGACGAGGCCACGGCGCGCGCCATCCTGGCGTGA
- a CDS encoding flagellar basal body rod protein FlgC — MSPTATIAVSGMQAASRRLEVSASNVANARSTGALPNADGTLPAGAPKAYDPLELVQSDVAGGGTQTTITRSSSGTSASYDPTAPFANKDGLVAAPNVDLAQEMISQLVAKYSFAANAKVLKASDEMSRTVIDMKV; from the coding sequence ATGAGTCCCACCGCCACCATCGCAGTCTCCGGCATGCAAGCCGCCTCGCGCCGGCTCGAGGTGTCCGCCTCGAACGTCGCCAATGCCAGGAGCACGGGCGCGCTGCCCAATGCCGACGGCACGCTGCCGGCCGGTGCGCCGAAGGCCTACGACCCGCTCGAGCTGGTGCAGAGCGACGTCGCCGGCGGCGGCACGCAGACGACCATCACGCGTTCGAGCTCGGGTACGTCCGCGAGCTACGATCCCACCGCGCCGTTCGCCAACAAGGATGGCCTCGTCGCCGCGCCCAATGTCGATCTCGCGCAGGAGATGATCAGCCAGCTCGTCGCCAAATACAGCTTCGCCGCGAACGCGAAAGTGCTGAAGGCGAGCGACGAGATGAGCCGCACCGTGATCGACATGAAGGTGTAG